Within the Candidatus Anaeroferrophillus wilburensis genome, the region GGGCAATCCTGGTAAGCGGCAGCGCGGTTATTTCCATCGACTATTTCAAACGCCTGCTGGCCGGCCTGCGGAATATCTTCGGCGGTACGGTCAAATCCTATGAAAGCCTGATTGACCGCGCCCGGCGTGAAGCCATCCTGCGGATGAAGGAAAATGCTCATGGGGCGTCCATGATTGTCAATGTCCGCATCGAAACCTCAACCATCGGTAAAAATGCCGTCAAGGGCAAGGTCGGCAGCGTTGAGGCTCTCGCATATGGGACGGCCATCACAATGAAACCCTGAATGAAATACCGCCCCAAAATCCTCTCCAGCAATGTCAATATTTCCCCTACCTCACCTTGGAAGGAGTTTCTGCTCCTGGCTGGAGGGCTGTTGGG harbors:
- a CDS encoding heavy metal-binding domain-containing protein codes for the protein MADLIIFLLLLGLGYGAGSWAEKRHYQLIGKREKQFLNLPALTAKKLVMDEQLVERAILVSGSAVISIDYFKRLLAGLRNIFGGTVKSYESLIDRARREAILRMKENAHGASMIVNVRIETSTIGKNAVKGKVGSVEALAYGTAITMKP